From a region of the Kwoniella mangroviensis CBS 8507 chromosome 1 map unlocalized Ctg01, whole genome shotgun sequence genome:
- a CDS encoding Ras-like protein encodes MSKAQFLREYKLVVVGGGGVGKSALTIQFIQSHFVDEYDPTIEDSYRKQCIIDEEVALLDVLDTAGQEEYGAMREQYMRTGEGFLLVYSITSRSSFEEVSTFHQQILRVKDKDYFPVVVVANKCDLEYERQVQPHEGRDLAKRFNAQCIETSAKQRVNVDEAFIAVVRAIRRYQKESGPPQATSAPGKSAAGGVGGRADQKDDQVDKGCCGGCVVL; translated from the exons Atgtccaag GCCCAATTCTTGCGCGAATACAAGCTCGTAGTcgtcggtggtggtg GTGTCGGTAAATCAGCATTGACCATCCAGTTCATTCAGTCCCAT TTCGTCGACGA GTATGATCCAACGATTG AGGACTCGTATAGGAAACAATGTATaatcgatgaagaggtggCTTTGCTTGATGTGCTTGATACTGCAGGACAAGAGGAGTATGGTGCGATGAGAGAACAATACATGAGAACTG GCGAGGGTTTCCTCTTGGTTTATTCAATCACCTCGCGGAGTTCGTTCGAGGAGGTGTCCACTTTCCATCAACAGATTTTAAGA GTGAAAGACAAGGATTATTTCCCTGTCGTCGTAGTGGCCAATAAGTGTGATTTGGAGTATGAGCGACAAGTGCAACCacatg AGGGCCGAGATCTCGCCAAGAGGTTCAACGCACAATGTATTGAGACTTCAGCCAAACAACGTGTAAATGTAGATGAAGCTTTCATTGCTGTTGTCAGAGCTATTAGGAGGTatcagaag GAATCTGGTCCACCCCAAGCGACTAGTGCCCCTGGTAAATCAGCTGCTGGCGGAGTAGGCGGCCGTGCCGATCAGAAAGACGATCAAGTAGATAAAGGCTGTTGTGGGGGATGTGTCGTACTTTAA